In Marinobacter sp. M3C, the genomic stretch GGAAGGTCGTAATGCGCTGCCAGTTCGGCCTGCAGTGCGTAGTCGAGTGGATCGCCCGCTTCTTCATACCAGAATAGCTTGTAGGGCCTCAGTGCCTCTGCATAAGCGATGGAAGTCTCGAGATCGAAGCGCCCATTGGCATCAACCGCTAACCTGCTGCCATCACCGACCACGTCGATCACGGCCTCGATCCTGGCAAGATCCTCCTGCAGCGAGGCACCGCCGATTTTCATCTTGACGACGTTGTAGCCACGATCCAGATAACTACGTACCTCGTCCTGGAGTTTAGCGTGGTCTTTGCCAGGATAATAATAGCCACCCGCTGCATACACCCATACTTTCTCATCGTGCACACCGCCGCGATACCGATCCGCCAACAGTTTATAGAGCGGTACCCCTGCAATCTTGGCAACCGCGTCCCAGACCGCCATGTCGATGGTGCCCACCGCGACGGAACGTTCGCCATGCCCGCCTGGTTTTTCATTCGTCATGAGCGCTTGCCAGATGGCGAAAGGGTCGAGGTTGTCGTTGGCCTCGTCAACCAGAGTCGCGGGATCCGCCTCCAGCACACGAGCAATGAAGCGGTC encodes the following:
- a CDS encoding mandelate racemase/muconate lactonizing enzyme family protein, whose protein sequence is MRITDIREKTVSIASPMANAYIDFSKMTCSVVAVVTDVVRDGKPVIGYGFNSNGRYGQGALMRDRFIARVLEADPATLVDEANDNLDPFAIWQALMTNEKPGGHGERSVAVGTIDMAVWDAVAKIAGVPLYKLLADRYRGGVHDEKVWVYAAGGYYYPGKDHAKLQDEVRSYLDRGYNVVKMKIGGASLQEDLARIEAVIDVVGDGSRLAVDANGRFDLETSIAYAEALRPYKLFWYEEAGDPLDYALQAELAAHYDLPMATGENLFSHQDARNLLRYGGMRPDRDWLQFDCALSYGLVEYLRTLDVMKSMGWSSRRVVPHGGHQMSLNIAAGLHLGGNESYPDVFQPFGGFADGIDVIDGYVGLPDIPGVGYEAKSSLYELMKTLTD